From the genome of Candidatus Eremiobacteraceae bacterium:
ACTTCCGCTCGCTCTAGACCGCGCGGTTTTGCGTCGCTGCCGCGACAAGCGCCGCGAGCTTCGCACGCGAGTGCACTTCGAGTTTTTCGAAGATGGAAGCGATGTGCTTCTCGACGGTTTTCAATCGGATATCGAGTCGCTTGGCGATCTCGGCGTTGCGAAGACCTCCTGCCACAAGGTTGGCGACTTCGTGCTCACGCGACGAAAGCACGGTCAGGGCCGGCGCGGCCGACACAGACCGCAGCCGGCGCAGAATGCCGGACGCCCCGCACCGTTCGAAGATCGTCATCGCCTCTTCAACTCGCTGCGCGTGCACGAGAGCTTCGGCCTCGAGCATCGGCCAGCCGAGCGACGCGTACAGATGCGCG
Proteins encoded in this window:
- a CDS encoding helix-turn-helix transcriptional regulator; this translates as AHLYASLGWPMLEAEALVHAQRVEEAMTIFERCGASGILRRLRSVSAAPALTVLSSREHEVANLVAGGLRNAEIAKRLDIRLKTVEKHIASIFEKLEVHSRAKLAALVAAATQNRAV